The proteins below come from a single Necator americanus strain Aroian chromosome V, whole genome shotgun sequence genomic window:
- a CDS encoding hypothetical protein (NECATOR_CHRV.G21116.T1): MEKNMCYRQRRRKEVVYDDCVLEDSLSQGDWHIEEDPNVDYEMLLRGLRACAERASKSRTTNLDRISKTTKELLGRRRALRLDPNASHIERLVANTSCRKALQEDLLKYRQKKILEAAQRRTSLKKCRRDLREYNIPLATLLSEDGTRTSSRREMEIITERFYSNLFRSSTPVSSPIIPTGEAPPRILPSEVRVAIKSMKPGTAPGPDFISADFLRAGGHPLHVILAAHMTSYLQKERIPDQWKTSRTVLIHKKGDREDLRNYRPICLLSVLYKVFTKIILTRISRTLDEAQPQEQAGFRQGFSCLDHIQTVSRVIEVCREYRLPLVLIFVDYEKAFDSVETNAILSALVDQGVDASYVRTLANCYERCTTRIQLFHRPLTIPIGKGVRQGDTISPKLFTAALQWIMKSLSWEERGIRVDGRFLSNLRFADDIVLFSSTTNEAETMLNELNEAGKRIGLRINRKKTQFMKNAYGEDGGVQLEGSKIVETPSYVYLGRSMNMENDLKEELNRRMRAAWAAFAAVREATDQLTDHDLRAHLFDSTVLPALCYAAETWADTAATSRKLLTTHRALERCLLKFNRRTQHLAGLRSSD, encoded by the coding sequence ggaaaagaacatgtgctatcggcaacgaaggagaaaagaagtcgtctacgacgattgcgtactcgaggactccctgtcccaaggtgactggcacatcgaggaggacccaaacgtggactacgagatgctgctcagaggattacgagcctgtgctgaacgtgcctcgaagtcgcgcacgacaaacttggatcgaatttcgaagaccaccaaggaattgttaggaagaagaagggctttgaggcttgatccgaatgcatcgcacattgagcggttagtagcaaacactagctgcagaaaagcgttgcaggaggatcttttgaagtacaggcagaagaagattctagaagcagcacaaagaagaacgagtctaaagaagtgccgcagggatctccgcgaatataatattccgctagcaaccttgctgagcgaagacgggactcgcacgtcttctcgtcgtgagatggaaatcattacggagaggttctactcaaaccttttccgttcatcaactcctgtgtcaagcccaatcatccccactggcgaagctccaccacggattctcccttcggaagtacgagtcgctatcaagagcatgaaacctggcacagctcccggacctgattttatatcagcagactttcttcgggctggtggccatccgcttcatgtaatcttagcagcgcacatgacatcctatcttcagaaagaaaggatcccagaccagtggaagacctcgcgaaccgttcttatccataagaaaggtgaccgagaggaccttcggaactaccgtccgatatgcttgctgagcgtgttatacaaagtattcaccaagatcatcctcacacgcatatctaggacgctggatgaagcccagcctcaagaacaagctggattccgccaagggttcagctgcttggaccacatccagaccgtgtcgagggtcatagaggtttgccgggaataccgcctgcccctagTTCTAatcttcgtcgactatgagaaagcctttgacagcgtagaaacgaatgcaatactgtcagcgctggtcgatcaaggtgtggacgcgtcgtatgtgaggacattagccaattgctacgaacgatgcacgactaggatacagcttttccaccgccctctcaccatacccattggaaagggggtacgacaaggcgatactatatcgccgaagctgttcacggctgcattgcaatggataatgaaatcactatcctgggaagaaaggggcatacgtgttgatggaagatttctttcgaaccttcgtttcgcggacgacatcgttctcttttcgagcactaccaatgaagcagaaacgatgctcaacgaattgaacgaagcagggaagagaataggactacgaataaacagaaagaagacacagttcatgaagaacgcctacggcgaggacggaggagtacaacttgaaggctccaaaatcgtggaaactccgtcatacgtataccttggacgttctatgaacatggaaaacgacttgaaggaagaactgaatagaagaatgagagcagcatgggcagcattcgcagccgtcagggaagctacggaccaactgacggaccatgatcttcgtgcccatctgttcgactcgacagtccttccagcgctctgttacgcagcggagacgtgggcagacaccgcagccacgtctaggaagctacttactacccacagagcccttgagagatgtctcctgaagtttaaccggcgcacacaacaccttgccggtcttcgtagctctgattaa